A part of Escherichia marmotae genomic DNA contains:
- the bamE gene encoding outer membrane protein assembly factor BamE has translation MRCKTLTAAAAVLLMLTAGCSTLERVFYRPDINQGNYLTANDVSKIRVGMTQQQVAYALGTPLMSDPFGTNTWFYVFRQQPGHEGVTQQTLTLTFNSSGVLTNIDNKPALSGNE, from the coding sequence ATGCGCTGTAAAACGCTGACTGCTGCCGCAGCAGTACTATTGATGTTGACCGCAGGCTGTTCCACTCTGGAGCGAGTGTTTTACCGTCCTGACATCAACCAGGGGAACTATCTGACCGCTAACGACGTATCCAAAATACGCGTTGGCATGACGCAACAACAAGTTGCGTACGCATTGGGTACACCGCTGATGTCCGATCCATTTGGTACGAATACTTGGTTCTATGTCTTCCGCCAACAACCAGGTCATGAAGGTGTAACGCAGCAAACGCTGACGCTGACCTTTAACAGCAGCGGTGTGTTGACCAATATTGATAACAAACCCGCACTGAGTGGCAACGAATAA
- the ratA gene encoding type II toxin-antitoxin system toxin RatA, with translation MPQISRTALVPYSAEQMYQLVNDVQSYPQFLPGCTGSRILESTPGQMTAAVDVSKAGISKTFTTRNQLTSNQSILMNLVDGPFKKLIGGWKFTPLSQEACRIEFHLDFEFTNKLIELAFGRVFKELATNMVQAFTVRAKEVYSAR, from the coding sequence GCCTCAAATTAGCCGGACCGCACTCGTACCCTACAGCGCGGAGCAAATGTATCAGTTAGTGAATGACGTTCAGTCTTATCCTCAGTTTTTGCCGGGTTGTACCGGAAGTCGGATTCTGGAGTCAACTCCTGGGCAGATGACCGCTGCGGTAGATGTCTCTAAGGCTGGGATCAGCAAAACGTTTACTACCCGGAATCAGTTGACCAGTAACCAAAGTATCCTCATGAATCTGGTTGATGGGCCGTTCAAGAAGTTGATCGGCGGTTGGAAGTTTACGCCGCTGAGCCAGGAGGCGTGCCGTATCGAGTTTCATCTCGATTTTGAGTTTACTAATAAGCTGATTGAACTCGCCTTTGGTCGCGTGTTTAAAGAGCTGGCGACTAATATGGTGCAGGCTTTCACTGTGCGAGCAAAAGAGGTTTATAGTGCCAGGTAA
- a CDS encoding HlyC/CorC family transporter → MEHISTTTLIIILIIMVVISAYFSGSETGMMTLNRYRLRHMAKQGNRSAKRVEKLLRKPDRLISLVLIGNNLVNILASALGTIVGMRLYGDAGVAIATGVLTFVVLVFAEVLPKTIAALYPEKVAYPSSFLLAPLQILMMPLVWLLNAITRMLMRMMGIKTDIVVSGSLSKEELRTIVHESRSQISRRNQDMLLSVLDLEKMTVDDIMVPRSEIIGIDINDDWKSILRQLSHSPHGRIVLYRDSLDDAISMLRVREAWRLMSEKKEFTKETMLRAADEIYFVPEGTPLSTQLVKFQRNKKKVGLVVNEYGDIQGLVTVEDILEEIVGDFTTSMSPTLAEEVTPQNDGSVIIDGTANVREINKAFNWHLPEDDARTVNGVILEALEEIPVAGTRVRIGEYDIDILDVQDNMIKQVKVFPVKPLRESVAE, encoded by the coding sequence CTGGAACATATCTCTACTACCACGTTGATCATAATTTTGATCATCATGGTGGTCATTTCAGCCTATTTTTCCGGCTCCGAAACCGGAATGATGACACTCAACCGCTATCGCCTGCGACATATGGCGAAGCAGGGTAATCGCTCGGCTAAACGGGTCGAAAAATTACTGCGCAAACCCGACCGCCTGATAAGCCTGGTGTTAATCGGCAATAACCTGGTCAATATTCTCGCTTCCGCACTGGGCACCATTGTCGGAATGCGCTTGTACGGTGATGCAGGCGTGGCGATTGCGACCGGCGTGCTGACCTTCGTGGTGCTGGTTTTTGCCGAAGTATTGCCGAAAACCATTGCCGCGCTGTACCCGGAAAAAGTCGCCTATCCGAGTAGTTTTCTGCTGGCTCCGCTGCAAATTTTGATGATGCCACTGGTCTGGCTACTGAACGCCATCACCCGTATGCTGATGCGTATGATGGGTATCAAAACCGATATCGTAGTCAGCGGCTCTTTAAGCAAAGAGGAGTTGCGCACCATTGTGCACGAATCACGCTCACAAATTTCCCGCCGCAATCAGGATATGCTGCTATCGGTGCTCGATCTGGAAAAAATGACCGTTGATGACATCATGGTGCCGCGCAGTGAAATCATCGGCATCGATATCAACGACGACTGGAAATCGATTCTCCGTCAACTCTCCCACTCTCCTCACGGGCGCATCGTGCTGTACCGCGACTCTCTGGACGACGCCATTAGTATGCTGCGAGTACGTGAAGCCTGGCGGCTGATGTCGGAGAAAAAAGAGTTCACTAAAGAAACCATGCTGCGCGCTGCGGACGAAATTTATTTTGTTCCGGAAGGCACGCCGCTCAGTACACAATTAGTTAAATTTCAACGCAATAAAAAGAAAGTTGGTCTGGTCGTCAACGAATACGGAGATATTCAGGGGCTGGTCACAGTTGAAGATATTCTTGAAGAGATTGTCGGTGATTTCACCACGTCGATGTCACCAACGCTTGCCGAAGAGGTCACACCGCAAAACGACGGTTCGGTGATTATCGATGGCACCGCCAACGTGCGAGAAATTAACAAAGCCTTTAACTGGCATCTACCGGAAGATGATGCCCGCACGGTTAATGGCGTTATTCTGGAGGCGCTGGAAGAGATCCCTGTCGCAGGCACCCGCGTGCGTATTGGCGAGTACGATATCGATATCCTCGACGTTCAGGACAATATGATTAAGCAGGTAAAAGTTTTTCCTGTAAAACCGCTACGTGAAAGCGTGGCGGAGTAA
- a CDS encoding cytochrome C assembly family protein has protein sequence MPVFALLALVAYSVSLALIIPGLLQKNGGWRRMAIISAVIALVCHAIALEARILPGGDSGQNLSLLNVGSLVSLMICTVMTIVASRNRGWLLLPIVYAFALINLALATFMPNEYITHLEATPGMLMHIGLSLFSYATLIIAALYALQLAWIDYQLKNKKLAFNQEMPPLMSIERKMFHITQIGVVLLTLTLCTGLFYMHNLFSMENIDKAVLSIVAWFVYIVLLWGHYHEGWRGRRVVWFNVAGAVILTLAYFGSRIVQQLIS, from the coding sequence ATGCCCGTTTTTGCTCTGCTCGCGCTCGTCGCCTACTCTGTCAGTCTCGCACTGATTATTCCCGGTCTGCTGCAAAAAAACGGCGGCTGGCGGCGAATGGCTATTATTTCTGCGGTCATCGCGCTGGTTTGCCACGCTATTGCTCTTGAAGCCCGCATACTGCCCGGCGGTGATAGCGGACAAAACCTTAGCCTGTTGAATGTCGGTTCGTTGGTCAGCCTGATGATCTGTACGGTGATGACCATTGTGGCCTCACGTAACCGTGGCTGGCTGCTGCTGCCGATTGTTTACGCCTTTGCGCTCATCAACCTAGCGCTGGCGACCTTCATGCCCAATGAATACATCACCCACCTGGAAGCAACACCCGGGATGCTGATGCACATTGGCTTATCGCTCTTTTCCTACGCCACACTGATTATCGCTGCCCTGTACGCGCTGCAACTGGCATGGATTGATTACCAACTGAAGAACAAGAAGTTGGCGTTTAATCAGGAAATGCCTCCGCTGATGAGTATTGAACGTAAAATGTTCCACATCACGCAAATTGGTGTGGTGCTATTGACGCTCACTCTCTGTACAGGCCTGTTCTACATGCACAACTTATTTAGCATGGAAAATATCGACAAGGCCGTGCTCTCTATTGTGGCGTGGTTTGTCTATATTGTGCTGCTGTGGGGGCATTATCATGAAGGATGGCGTGGACGCCGCGTTGTCTGGTTTAACGTCGCCGGCGCAGTCATTCTGACACTGGCCTATTTTGGCAGCCGAATTGTCCAGCAGTTAATCAGCTAA
- the trmD gene encoding tRNA (guanosine(37)-N1)-methyltransferase TrmD codes for MWIGIISLFPEMFRAITDYGVTGRAVKNGLLSIQSWSPRDFTHDRHRTVDDRPYGGGPGMLMMVQPLRDAIHAAKSAAGEGAKVIYLSPQGRKLDQAGVSELATNQKLILVCGRYEGIDERVIQTEIDEEWSIGDYVLSGGELPAMTLIDSVSRFIPGVLGHEASATEDSFAEGLLDCPHYTRPEVLEGMEVPSVLLSGNHAEIRRWRLKQSLGRTWLRRPELLENLALTEEQARLLAEFKTEHAQQQHKHDGMA; via the coding sequence ATGTGGATTGGCATAATTAGCCTGTTTCCTGAAATGTTCCGCGCAATTACCGATTACGGGGTAACTGGCCGGGCAGTTAAAAATGGCCTGCTGAGCATCCAGAGCTGGAGTCCTCGTGACTTCACGCATGACCGGCACCGTACCGTGGACGATCGTCCTTACGGCGGCGGACCGGGGATGTTAATGATGGTGCAACCTTTACGGGATGCCATTCATGCAGCAAAAAGCGCGGCGGGTGAAGGCGCTAAGGTGATCTATCTGTCACCGCAGGGGCGCAAGCTTGATCAAGCAGGCGTCAGCGAACTGGCAACGAATCAAAAATTGATTCTGGTGTGCGGTCGCTACGAAGGTATAGATGAGCGCGTGATCCAAACCGAAATTGACGAAGAATGGTCAATCGGGGATTACGTTCTGAGTGGTGGTGAGTTACCAGCAATGACGTTGATTGACTCTGTCTCCCGGTTTATTCCGGGGGTACTGGGACATGAAGCCTCAGCAACGGAAGATTCCTTTGCTGAAGGATTGCTGGATTGCCCGCACTATACGCGGCCTGAGGTGTTAGAAGGGATGGAAGTTCCGTCAGTGTTACTGTCGGGCAACCATGCCGAGATACGTCGCTGGCGTTTGAAACAGTCGCTGGGCCGTACCTGGCTTAGAAGACCTGAACTTCTGGAAAACCTGGCTCTGACTGAAGAGCAAGCAAGGTTGCTGGCGGAGTTCAAAACCGAACACGCGCAACAGCAACATAAACATGATGGGATGGCGTAA
- the rimM gene encoding ribosome maturation factor RimM (Essential for efficient processing of 16S rRNA): protein MSKQLTAQAPVDPIVLGKMGSSYGIRGWLRVFSSTEDAESIFDYQPWFIQKAGQWQQVQLESWKHHNQDMIIKLKGVDDRDAANLLTNCEIVVDSSQLPQLEEGDYYWKDLMGCQVVTTEGYDLGKVVDMMETGSNDVLVIKANLKDAFGIKERLVPFLDGQVIKKVDLTTRSIEVDWDPGF, encoded by the coding sequence ATGAGCAAACAACTCACCGCGCAAGCACCTGTTGATCCCATCGTTTTGGGAAAAATGGGTTCGTCTTACGGTATTCGTGGGTGGCTCAGAGTGTTTTCTTCCACCGAAGACGCCGAAAGCATTTTTGACTATCAGCCCTGGTTTATCCAGAAGGCGGGTCAGTGGCAGCAAGTCCAGTTGGAAAGCTGGAAGCACCACAATCAGGACATGATCATCAAGCTGAAAGGCGTTGACGATCGTGATGCGGCGAACCTGCTGACGAATTGTGAAATTGTCGTAGATTCTTCGCAGTTGCCTCAGCTTGAAGAGGGGGACTACTACTGGAAAGACCTGATGGGCTGCCAGGTAGTGACCACTGAAGGCTACGATCTCGGTAAAGTCGTCGACATGATGGAAACCGGATCTAATGACGTTCTCGTCATTAAGGCAAACCTGAAAGATGCGTTTGGTATCAAGGAACGTCTCGTACCGTTCCTCGATGGGCAGGTTATCAAGAAAGTCGATCTCACTACTCGTTCAATCGAAGTAGATTGGGATCCTGGTTTTTAA
- the grpE gene encoding nucleotide exchange factor GrpE → MSSKEQKTPEGQAPEEIIMDQHEEIEAVEPEASAEQVDPRDEKIANLEAQLAEAQTRERDGILRVKAEMENLRRRTELDIEKAHKFALEKFINELLPVIDSLDRALEVADKANPDMSAMVEGIELTLKSMLDVVRKFGVDVIAETNVPLDPNVHQAIAMVESDDVAPGNVLGIMQKGYTLNGRTIRAAMVTVAKAKA, encoded by the coding sequence ATGAGTAGTAAAGAACAGAAAACGCCTGAGGGGCAAGCCCCGGAAGAAATTATCATGGATCAGCACGAAGAGATTGAGGCAGTTGAGCCAGAAGCTTCTGCTGAGCAGGTGGATCCGCGCGATGAAAAAATTGCGAATCTCGAAGCTCAGCTGGCTGAAGCCCAGACCCGTGAACGGGACGGTATTTTGCGCGTAAAAGCGGAAATGGAAAACCTGCGTCGTCGTACTGAACTGGATATCGAAAAAGCGCATAAATTTGCGCTGGAGAAATTCATCAACGAATTGCTGCCGGTGATTGATAGTCTGGATCGTGCGCTGGAAGTGGCTGATAAAGCTAACCCGGATATGTCTGCGATGGTTGAAGGTATTGAGCTGACGCTGAAGTCGATGCTGGATGTAGTACGTAAATTTGGCGTTGATGTCATTGCCGAAACGAACGTACCGCTGGATCCAAACGTGCATCAGGCCATCGCAATGGTGGAATCTGATGACGTTGCGCCGGGTAACGTACTGGGCATCATGCAGAAGGGTTATACGCTGAACGGTCGTACGATTCGTGCGGCGATGGTTACTGTCGCGAAAGCGAAAGCTTAA
- the recN gene encoding DNA repair protein RecN, whose amino-acid sequence MLAQLTISNFAIVRELEIDFHSGMTVITGETGAGKSIAIDALGLCLGGRAEADMVRTGAARADLCARFSLKDTPAALRWLEENQLEDGRECLLRRVISSDGRSRGFINGTAVPLSQLRELGQLLIQIHGQHAHQLLTKAEHQKFLLDGYANETSLLQEMTARYQLWHQSCRDLAHHQQLSQERAARAELLQYQLKELNEFNPQPGEFEQIDEEYKRLANSGQLLTTSQNALALMADGEDANLQSQLYTAKQLVSELIGMDSKLSGVLDMLEEATIQIAEASDELRHYCDRLDLDPNRLFELEQRISKQISLARKHHVSPEALPQYYQSLLEEQQQLDDQADSQETLALAVTKHHQQALETARALHQQRQHYSAELAHLITDSMHTLSMPHGQFTIDVKFDEHHLSADGADRIEFRVTTNPGQPMQPIAKVASGGELSRIALAIQVITARKMETPALIFDEVDVGISGPTAAVVGKLLRQLGESTQVMCVTHLPQVAGCGHQHYFVSKKTDGAMTETHMQSLDKKARLQELARLLGGSEVTRNTLANAKELLAA is encoded by the coding sequence ATGTTGGCACAACTGACCATCAGCAACTTTGCTATTGTTCGTGAGCTTGAGATTGATTTTCACAGCGGTATGACCGTAATAACCGGTGAGACCGGCGCAGGCAAATCTATTGCAATAGATGCGCTCGGCCTTTGTCTCGGTGGTCGCGCTGAAGCCGACATGGTGCGTACCGGCGCTGCTCGCGCAGACCTGTGCGCTCGTTTTTCTCTTAAAGATACGCCAGCGGCTCTGCGCTGGCTGGAAGAAAACCAACTGGAAGATGGCCGCGAATGCCTGCTTCGTCGCGTGATCAGTAGCGATGGCCGCTCCCGTGGTTTCATCAACGGCACGGCCGTTCCTCTGTCACAACTGCGCGAACTGGGTCAGTTGCTCATCCAGATCCACGGTCAGCATGCTCATCAGTTACTCACCAAAGCCGAGCACCAAAAATTCCTGCTTGATGGCTACGCCAATGAAACTTCTCTGCTCCAGGAAATGACCGCTCGTTATCAGTTGTGGCATCAAAGCTGCCGCGACCTGGCGCATCATCAACAGTTAAGTCAGGAACGCGCCGCTCGCGCGGAACTGCTGCAATATCAGTTAAAAGAACTGAACGAATTTAATCCGCAGCCCGGTGAGTTTGAACAAATCGACGAAGAGTACAAGCGTCTGGCTAACAGCGGTCAATTGCTGACTACAAGCCAGAATGCACTGGCATTAATGGCCGACGGCGAAGATGCAAACCTGCAAAGTCAGCTTTATACAGCAAAACAATTGGTTAGCGAACTGATTGGTATGGACAGCAAACTGTCCGGTGTACTTGATATGCTGGAAGAGGCCACAATCCAGATAGCTGAAGCCAGTGACGAATTACGCCACTACTGCGATCGTCTGGATCTCGACCCTAACCGGTTGTTCGAACTTGAACAACGTATCTCAAAACAGATTTCACTGGCACGTAAACACCACGTCAGCCCGGAAGCATTGCCGCAATATTATCAATCACTGCTGGAAGAACAACAGCAACTCGACGATCAGGCCGACTCACAAGAAACTCTCGCGCTGGCCGTAACTAAACACCATCAGCAGGCGCTGGAAACGGCACGCGCGTTACACCAACAACGCCAGCACTATTCAGCAGAACTTGCGCACCTGATCACCGACAGTATGCACACACTCTCCATGCCGCATGGGCAATTTACGATTGATGTGAAATTTGATGAGCATCACCTGAGCGCTGACGGTGCCGACCGCATTGAGTTTCGGGTTACCACCAACCCTGGTCAGCCAATGCAGCCTATCGCCAAAGTCGCATCCGGTGGTGAATTGTCGCGTATCGCTCTGGCGATTCAGGTTATTACAGCGCGTAAAATGGAAACGCCAGCGCTCATTTTCGATGAAGTGGATGTGGGGATCAGCGGCCCGACTGCAGCAGTCGTCGGCAAACTGCTACGTCAGCTTGGCGAATCAACCCAGGTAATGTGTGTTACCCACCTGCCACAAGTCGCAGGATGCGGTCATCAACACTATTTTGTCAGCAAAAAAACAGATGGCGCGATGACAGAAACACATATGCAATCACTGGATAAAAAGGCGCGGTTACAGGAGTTGGCGCGCTTACTTGGTGGTAGCGAAGTTACCCGCAACACCCTGGCGAACGCGAAAGAACTGCTTGCGGCGTAA
- the ffh gene encoding signal recognition particle protein gives MFDNLTDRLSRTLRNISGRGRLTEDNVKDTLREVRMALLEADVALPVVREFINRVKEKAVGHEVNKSLTPGQEFVKIVRNELVAAMGEENQTLNLAAQPPAVVLMAGLQGAGKTTSVGKLGKFLREKHKKKVLVVSADVYRPAAIKQLETLAEQVGVDFFPSDVGQKPVDIVNAALKEAKLKFYDVLLVDTAGRLHVDEAMMDEIKQVHASINPVETLFVVDAMTGQDAANTAKAFNEALPLTGVVLTKVDGDARGGAALSIRHITGKPIKFLGVGEKTEALEPFHPDRIASRILGMGDVLSLIEDIESKVDRAQAEKLASKLKKGDGFDLNDFLEQLRQMKNMGGMASLMGKLPGMGQIPENVKSQMDDKVLVRMEAIINSMTLKERAKPEIIKGSRKRRIAAGCGMQVQDVNRLLKQFDDMQRMMKKMKKGGMAKMMRSMKGMMPPGFPGR, from the coding sequence ATGTTTGATAATTTAACCGATCGTTTGTCGCGCACGCTGCGCAATATCAGTGGCCGTGGACGCCTTACTGAAGACAACGTTAAAGATACGCTGCGCGAAGTGCGCATGGCGCTGCTGGAGGCGGACGTCGCTCTGCCGGTAGTGCGTGAGTTTATCAATCGCGTAAAAGAGAAAGCGGTTGGTCATGAAGTTAACAAGAGCCTGACGCCGGGGCAGGAGTTCGTCAAAATCGTCCGTAACGAACTGGTTGCGGCGATGGGCGAAGAGAACCAGACCCTGAATCTGGCTGCGCAGCCGCCTGCGGTGGTGCTGATGGCGGGCCTGCAAGGTGCCGGTAAAACAACCAGCGTTGGTAAACTCGGTAAGTTCCTGCGCGAGAAGCACAAAAAGAAAGTGCTGGTGGTTTCTGCCGACGTTTATCGTCCGGCGGCAATCAAACAGCTTGAGACGCTGGCCGAACAGGTAGGCGTCGATTTCTTCCCTTCAGATGTTGGTCAGAAGCCGGTCGATATCGTTAATGCGGCGCTGAAAGAAGCCAAACTGAAATTCTACGACGTGTTGCTGGTGGATACTGCCGGTCGTTTGCACGTTGATGAAGCGATGATGGACGAGATCAAACAAGTCCATGCTTCGATTAACCCGGTTGAAACCTTGTTTGTGGTTGACGCCATGACCGGTCAGGATGCCGCCAATACGGCAAAAGCGTTCAATGAAGCGTTACCGCTTACCGGCGTAGTGTTGACCAAAGTAGACGGCGATGCCCGCGGCGGTGCGGCGCTCTCGATTCGTCACATCACTGGCAAACCGATCAAATTCCTCGGTGTTGGTGAGAAAACAGAGGCGCTGGAACCGTTCCATCCGGATCGCATCGCTTCCCGTATTCTCGGTATGGGCGATGTTCTGTCGCTGATCGAAGATATCGAAAGCAAAGTTGACCGCGCGCAGGCTGAGAAATTAGCCAGCAAGCTGAAAAAAGGCGACGGCTTCGATCTCAACGATTTCCTTGAACAGTTGCGCCAGATGAAAAACATGGGCGGCATGGCCAGCCTGATGGGCAAACTGCCGGGTATGGGGCAGATCCCGGAGAACGTGAAGTCGCAGATGGACGATAAAGTGCTGGTGCGTATGGAAGCCATCATCAACTCGATGACGCTGAAAGAGCGCGCTAAGCCAGAAATCATCAAAGGTTCGCGTAAACGTCGTATCGCTGCCGGTTGCGGTATGCAGGTACAGGATGTTAACCGTCTTCTGAAGCAGTTCGACGACATGCAGCGCATGATGAAGAAGATGAAGAAGGGCGGAATGGCGAAGATGATGAGAAGCATGAAAGGGATGATGCCGCCGGGATTTCCTGGTCGCTAA
- a CDS encoding RnfH family protein produces MPGKIAVEVAYALPEKQYLQRVMLQEGATVEEAIRASGLLELRTDIDLTKNKVGIYSRPAKLSDIVRYGDRVEIYRPLIADPKELRRQRAEKSANK; encoded by the coding sequence GTGCCAGGTAAAATTGCCGTTGAGGTAGCTTACGCGTTACCAGAGAAGCAGTACCTGCAACGTGTGATGTTGCAGGAGGGAGCGACGGTTGAAGAGGCGATTCGCGCCAGCGGTTTGCTGGAATTGCGTACAGATATCGATTTAACTAAAAATAAAGTCGGCATTTACAGTCGTCCGGCAAAACTGAGTGATATCGTGCGCTATGGCGATCGTGTAGAGATTTATCGACCATTGATTGCCGATCCGAAAGAGCTTCGCAGGCAGCGGGCAGAGAAGTCAGCGAATAAATAG
- a CDS encoding OmpA family protein has protein sequence MIKQLVAPLVFSSLILAGCQAPQGKFTPEQVAAMQSYGFTESAGDWSLGLSDTILFAKNDYKLLPESQQQIQTMAAKLASTGLTHARMDGHTDNYGEDSYNEALSLKRANVVADAWAEGGQIPRSNLSTQGLGKKYPIASNQTSQGRAENRRVAVVISAP, from the coding sequence ATGATAAAGCAACTGGTAGCACCTCTGGTTTTCTCTTCTCTGATACTGGCAGGTTGCCAGGCTCCACAAGGCAAGTTTACCCCAGAGCAAGTCGCTGCTATGCAGTCTTATGGTTTTACTGAATCCGCCGGTGACTGGTCACTTGGCTTATCAGACACGATTCTGTTTGCTAAAAATGACTACAAACTACTTCCGGAAAGTCAGCAACAGATCCAAACCATGGCGGCGAAACTGGCTTCTACCGGGCTAACACATGCCCGTATGGATGGTCATACCGATAACTACGGTGAAGATAGCTACAATGAAGCCTTATCACTGAAGAGAGCGAATGTCGTCGCAGATGCCTGGGCTGAAGGTGGGCAAATTCCTCGCAGCAATCTCTCTACTCAAGGCTTAGGGAAAAAATACCCCATCGCCAGCAACCAGACATCTCAGGGTCGGGCCGAGAACCGCCGCGTCGCTGTGGTGATAAGTGCGCCTTAA
- the rplS gene encoding 50S ribosomal protein L19, with the protein MSNIIKQLEQEQMKQDVPSFRPGDTVEVKVWVVEGSKKRLQAFEGVVIAIRNRGLHSAFTVRKISNGEGVERVFQTHSPVVDSISVKRRGAVRKAKLYYLRERTGKAARIKERLN; encoded by the coding sequence ATGAGCAACATTATTAAGCAACTTGAACAAGAGCAGATGAAGCAGGACGTACCTTCCTTCCGTCCGGGTGATACCGTGGAAGTGAAAGTATGGGTTGTTGAAGGTTCCAAAAAACGTCTGCAGGCATTCGAGGGCGTGGTTATCGCTATTCGTAACCGCGGTCTGCACTCTGCATTCACTGTTCGTAAAATTTCCAACGGCGAAGGCGTTGAGCGTGTCTTCCAGACTCACTCTCCGGTAGTTGACAGCATTTCTGTCAAACGTCGTGGTGCTGTTCGTAAAGCTAAACTGTACTACCTGCGTGAGCGTACTGGTAAGGCTGCTCGTATCAAAGAGCGTCTTAACTAA
- the nadK gene encoding NAD(+) kinase, with product MNNHFKCIGIVGHPRHPTALTTHEMLYRWLCTKGYEVIVEQQIAHELQLKNVKTGTLAEIGQLADLAVVVGGDGNMLGAARTLARYDIKVIGINRGNLGFLTDLDPDNAQQQLADVLEGHYISEKRFLLEAQVCQQDCQKRISTAINEVVLHPGKVAHMIEFEVYIDEIFAFSQRSDGLIISTPTGSTAYSLSAGGPILTPSLDAITLVPMFPHTLSARPLVINSSSTIRLRFSHRRSDLEISCDSQIALPIQEGEDVLIRRCDYHLNLIHPKDYSYFNTLSTKLGWSKKLF from the coding sequence ATGAATAATCATTTCAAGTGTATTGGCATTGTGGGACACCCACGGCACCCTACTGCACTGACAACACATGAAATGCTCTACCGCTGGTTGTGCACAAAAGGTTACGAGGTCATCGTTGAGCAGCAAATCGCTCACGAACTGCAACTGAAGAATGTGAAAACTGGCACACTCGCGGAGATTGGACAACTGGCTGATCTCGCGGTAGTTGTTGGTGGCGACGGTAATATGTTGGGCGCGGCGCGCACGCTCGCCCGCTACGACATTAAAGTCATTGGCATCAACCGTGGCAACCTAGGTTTCCTGACTGACCTTGACCCCGATAACGCCCAACAACAGTTAGCCGATGTGCTGGAAGGCCACTACATCAGCGAAAAACGTTTTTTGCTGGAAGCACAAGTCTGCCAGCAAGATTGCCAGAAGCGCATCAGCACAGCGATTAACGAAGTAGTGCTTCACCCAGGTAAAGTAGCGCATATGATTGAGTTCGAAGTGTATATCGACGAGATCTTTGCGTTTTCTCAGCGCTCCGATGGACTGATTATTTCTACGCCTACAGGTTCTACCGCCTATTCCCTCTCGGCGGGCGGCCCGATTCTGACACCATCACTGGATGCAATTACCCTGGTGCCAATGTTCCCGCATACACTCTCGGCGCGCCCGCTGGTCATTAACAGCAGCAGCACAATTCGCCTGCGCTTTTCGCACCGCCGTAGCGATCTGGAAATTAGCTGCGACAGCCAGATAGCGCTACCGATTCAGGAAGGTGAAGATGTCCTGATTCGTCGTTGTGATTACCATCTGAATCTGATTCATCCAAAAGATTACAGCTATTTCAATACATTAAGCACTAAGCTCGGCTGGTCAAAAAAATTATTTTAA
- the rpsP gene encoding 30S ribosomal protein S16 yields MVTIRLARHGAKKRPFYQVVVADSRNARNGRFIERVGFFNPIASEKEEGARLDLDRIAHWVGQGATISDRVAALIKEVNKAA; encoded by the coding sequence ATGGTAACTATTCGTTTAGCACGTCACGGCGCTAAAAAGCGTCCGTTCTACCAGGTTGTTGTCGCTGACAGCCGTAATGCACGCAACGGTCGCTTCATTGAGCGCGTTGGTTTCTTCAACCCAATCGCTAGCGAAAAAGAAGAAGGCGCCCGCCTGGATCTGGATCGCATTGCTCACTGGGTTGGCCAGGGCGCAACTATTTCTGATCGCGTTGCTGCGCTGATCAAAGAAGTAAACAAAGCAGCTTAA